One genomic segment of Acomys russatus chromosome 6, mAcoRus1.1, whole genome shotgun sequence includes these proteins:
- the Slc45a3 gene encoding solute carrier family 45 member 3, protein MIQRLWSSRLLRHRKAQLLLVNLLTFGLEVCLAAGITYVPPLLLEGGVEEKFMTMVLGIGPVLGLVSVPLLGSASDQWRGRYGRRRPFIWALSLGVLLSLFLIPRAGWLAGLLCPDTRPLELALLILGVGLLDFCGQVCFTPLEALLSDLFRDPDHCRQAFSVYAFMISLGGCLGYLLPAIDWDTSALAPYLGTQEECLFGLLTLIFLTCMAATLFVAEEAVLGPPEPAEGLSVPSVSRRCCPCHLGLAFQNLGTLFPRLQQLCCRMPRTLRRLFVAELCSWMALMTFTLFYTDFVGEGLYQGIPRAEPGTEARRHYDEGIRMGSLGLFLQCAIALLFSLVMDRLVQKFGTRSVYLASVIAFPVAAAATCLSHSIIVVTASAALTGFTFSALQILPYTLASLYHREKQVFLPKYRGDAGGGSGEDSQTTSFLPGPKPGVPFPNGHVGPGSGGGSNILVPPAALCGASACDVSMRVVVGEPPEAKVVTGRGICLDLAILDSAFLLSQVAPSLFMGSIVQLSHSVTAYMVSAAGLGLVAIYFATQVVFDKNDLAKYSV, encoded by the exons ATGATCCAGCGGCTGTGGTCCAGCCGCCTGCTACGGCATCGGAAGGCCCAGCTCCTGCTTGTCAACCTGCTGACCTTTGGCCTGGAGGTGTGCCTGGCTGCTGGCATTACCTACGTGCCGCCCCTTCTGCTGGAAGGAGGGGTAGAAGAGAAGTTTATGACCATGGTGTTGG GCATTGGTCCAGTGCTGGGCCTGGTGTCTGTTCCACTCCTAGGCTCAGCCAGTGACCAGTGGCGTGGGCGCTATGGCCGCCGGAGGCCCTTCATCTGGGCTCTGTCCCTGGGTGTCCTGCTAAGCCTCTTTCTCATCCcgagggctggctggctggcagggctGTTGTGCCCAGACACCAGGCCCCTGGAGTTGGCCCTGCTGATCTTGGGAGTGGGGCTGCTAGACTTTTGTGGCCAGGTGTGCTTCACGCCACTAGAGGCCTTACTCTCCGACCTCTTCCGGGACCCGGACCACTGCCGCCAAGCCTTCTCTGTCTATGCCTTCATGATCAGCCTTGGGGGCTGCCTGGGCTACCTCTTGCCTGCCATTGACTGGGACACCAGCGCCCTGGCCCCATACCTGGGCACTCAGGAAGAATGCCTCTTTGGTCTTCTCACACTCATCTTTCTCACCTGCATGGCAGCCACACTGTTTGTGGCCGAGGAAGCAGTACTGGGCCCACCTGAGCCGGCAGAAGGGTTGTCGGTGCCCTCCGTGTCACGCCGCTGCTGCCCGTGCCATCTTGGCCTGGCTTTCCAGAATCTGGGTACCCTGTTTCCCCGGCTGCAGCAGCTGTGCTGCCGCATGCCTCGCACCCTACGCCGGCTCTTCGTGGCTGAGCTGTGCAGCTGGATGGCACTCATGACCTTCACACTGTTCTACACGGACTTTGTGGGAGAGGGGCTCTACCAAGGTATACCCAGAGCCGAGCCAGGCACTGAGGCCCGGAGACACTATGATGAAG GCATCCGAATGGGCAGCCTGGGGCTCTTCCTGCAGTGCGCCATcgccctcctcttctccctggtCATGGACAGGCTGGTGCAGAAGTTCGGCACACGGTCAGTCTATCTGGCCAGCGTGATAGCCTTTCCTGTAGCCGCCGCCGCCACCTGCCTGTCCCACAGCATCATCGTAGTGACAGCCTCAGCTGCCCTCACTGGGTTCACCTTCTCGGCCTTGCAGATCCTGCCTTACACGCTTGCCTCCCTCTACCATCGCGAGAAGCAG GTGTTCCTGCCCAAATACCGAGGGGACGCTGGAGGTGGTAGCGGCGAGGACAGCCAGACGACCAGCTTCTTGCCGGGTCCTAAGCCAGGAGTGCCCTTCCCCAATGGACACGTGGGCCCTGGCAGCGGCGGGGGCAGCAACATTCTGGTGCCTCCAGCTGCTCTCTGTGGGGCCTCTGCTTGCGACGTCTCCATGCGAGTGGTAGTTGGTGAGCCTCCTGAGGCTAAGGTTGTTACTGGACGGGGCATTTGCTTGGACCTAGCCATCCTGGACAGTGCCTTCCTGCTGTCCCAGGTGGCTCCATCCCTGTTCATGGGTTCCATTGTCCAGTTGAGCCACTCTGTCACTGCCTATATGGTATCCGCTGCAGGCTTGGGTCTGGTCGCCATTTACTTTGCCACACAGGTAGTGTTTGACAAGAATGACTTGGCCAAATACTCTGTGTAG